The following nucleotide sequence is from Ornithodoros turicata isolate Travis chromosome 2, ASM3712646v1, whole genome shotgun sequence.
ATCGTACCACGTGcagacatttttgatgaagAATACAGCGCCTTTGCACATACGGTAGAAAGAACACTTCCTTGCTTATCACGTGGAGCACCTATGATAATCTGGTGCCAATTTCATGGGTTCCGCTCATAACAAACCGAAACCGTTATCTCTAATCGTGGCTTTTGCACATTACTACTATTGCTGGTAAGGTCTCAATTGTCTCTAGCATTCGTCCCCTTGGTGCAAACAAAAAAATCGCAAttaattgtctcgcgacgtaaagccacaaacTATTATCTCGGTTTGGGGGAAGGTACAAACAAAATCTCTAGAGTAGCCCAGAGCAGTGTCATGGAGCTGTCTAATCTAATGGTCATGGCATTTACATGCATATGCTTCTTTGCAGCTGCCAGCTGGCGAACCTGTTATTGTGCATGACAGCACCAGCTATGCTACCTTGACGCCTACAGGGGAGAGCAGTGTTACTGCAGTAACCAATCCCAGGAGCCCAGTAACTACGTCAAACGGCGAGGCTGCTGAAGTAACAACTCCCCAAAGCCCAGTAAGTGCATGCTGCGCGTAGATGTACTCTTGAGTTCATGACAATGTGCGCTCTTAGCTTTCCATGAAAATGTTAGCATATCTACATTCTACTGTGTCTTCATCTTTCCTGCACACTTTCTCCTGTTCCGTACATTTGCGATGCCCTGATGCCCGCCGTTGTTTGGGTCCATGCATGTAAATCACATAAAGCAAGGTATTTCGTAAGATATATTTAGTGTTGCCTTATTTTAGGTTTCAACGGACATTCCCACAGCATACCATGCAGAGCTCACCACTTTGCCCTTGCTGTCAGAGGTGAACGGACGGGTAAGTGAAGTGGTGCAATCCTTATAAGCTATGCTGAACCCTGCCATCCGAAGCTGTACATCGGATGTCACAAGCTCATTTTTGGACGTTTCATCCCAGGTTCATCTCGGCAACGGCATCTTTGTAACTGAGGAGCAGTGGCAGTGGCTCTTGGGTCGCAGGAGGGATTCTCTGTTCTGCAAGGAGGCAGTGAAGATCTTGTGGCCGATCTCTGAACTAAAGGGCAGGAGCATCACTGGGACTCCATGTCGTCGCTTTGCGAACAAAGAAAATGGGGTGAAGCCCAGAAAGGCGCTGACGCCAGTCAAGCTCCAAGCTGTCACAAGTTAGTACGACCTCTTTCTTCTGCCCACAGTAACTTTGTGTGCATATATAAAGTGCAGTTGTTACATGTAGTTTTTAGTAGGACAGATCACTTCACAAAGAGAGGTATAAAAGAAAAATTGTTACTGCTTTCCTGACACGTGGGTTACAGGAAGACAGCAACGGTTTTCCTTCTTTCGAGTCTGGTGGCTGCTGAAGTGATACTGACACTTCACTATAGTCATGCCTGATCAGAAGAAGCTGTGAACACTGACAGTACTCCTTAGATCTGGTCAGTTGAAAATGGGCAGAGTATTCCGTTGTGATGTCATTTGAAGCATATTGCAAAAGCTAGATATTTGACAGCAATTATGCTTTACATTGTGAACTTTACAGGTGCTTTTGAGATATACGTGGAGGAGACTCCATCAGAGGTGCCACAGAAGGACCGGCTAAACAAGATGAATCGGTTCATAGCTGAACTCTTGAATGACTTCAATAAATGATGTCACACTGGTATCAGTATGTCCTGTTGTATCAGGCACTCTGCAACACACACCTTGCATGTCGAGGGGGCTAGGCATACATACCTCTATATCATCCTATTCATCCTGCAATACCTAAATGAATCCCTATATCCTACATGTCCTGTATCACCCACATCCTATATATCCTTTAATTCCTGTATCCTATATTCTGTATCCAATAACACCATACATGTAGGTCCTATATATGTAAGATTTTTCAGTAGGGATGATACATGTATAAAAGCTACACACAGTATTAAAAATTCTGAATTACGAAGTTTattatactggcaccttacaataTCTACCTCATATCCACATATTCATGAAAGACGTCGTTTGAAGATTCCTGGCATCAGAAAACAGG
It contains:
- the LOC135384373 gene encoding uncharacterized protein LOC135384373, with protein sequence MHLLHLRQETWFSRALQPDFTATRSTPRTVRDIVPRADIFDEEYSAFAHTLPAGEPVIVHDSTSYATLTPTGESSVTAVTNPRSPVTTSNGEAAEVTTPQSPVSTDIPTAYHAELTTLPLLSEVNGRVHLGNGIFVTEEQWQWLLGRRRDSLFCKEAVKILWPISELKGRSITGTPCRRFANKENGVKPRKALTPVKLQAVTSAFEIYVEETPSEVPQKDRLNKMNRFIAELLNDFNK